Part of the Labilibaculum antarcticum genome, TTCTATGCAGACCTTTGCCTCCTTAAATAATGAAGGAACCATTAGGTTCTTAAGAACACAAGACTATGAGTGAAATAATCATTAAAACACCGGAACAAATTGAGGGAATTCGAAAAAGTTCTCAATTAGCAGGAAATACTCTAAAATATATTAGCGATTTCGTTAAAGAAGGAGTTAGCACAGAATATTTAGATCAGTTGATTGAAGAATACATTCGAAATAATAATGCAATACCTGCACCTCTTAATTATCATGGTTTTCCAAAATCATGTTGTATTTCTTTAAATAATGTAATCTGCCACGGTATTCCGGATGAAAAAACCATTCTTAAAAATGGTGACATTTTGAATATTGATGTGACTACAATTTTAGATGGTTACTTTGGAGATACCAGTACCATGTTTACTATTGGAGAAGTTTCAAAAGAAGCAGCTAATTTGGTTGAAGATACTGAACACGCCATGTATTTGGGAATTGACCAAGTTAAACCTGGCAATTACTTTGGCAACATCGGTTTTATGATAGGACGTTTTGCCAAAGGAAAAAAATACAGTGTTGTCTACGAATTTTGTGGTCATGGTGTTGGCATCGAATTTCACGAAGCGCCTCAAGTTGAGCATATCGCTCCCAAAAATTCCGGACCAAAGATGAAAGCAGGTATGGTTTTCACCATTGAACCAATGATTAATTTGGGTAAACCAAGAGCCATTGTTGATGAAAAAGATGGCTGGACAGCTCGTACTATTGACAAGAAGTTATCCGCACAATTCGAACATACAATTTTAGTAACTGAAGATGGATTTGAAATTCTTTCGGATGTAGGTGATTATGATATTTTCAAGTAAATATCAGTAATAACTTACTTCTATATAAATATCAAGAGGAACCGTTTCAAAATCAATTTTGGAACGGTTCTTTTTTTGCTTTTACAAAAGCCTATTTTGTTGTAAATTCGATTCGTTAATTTAAATCAGAAAAATGAAAAATATAGCTGTTATATTGGCCGGAGGAAGTGGAAAACGTATGGGTGGATCTATACCTAAACAATTTCTACTGCTTGGCGGAAAACCAATCATTCAGCATTCTATTGAAACATTCGAAAAGCATTCCTTAATCGATGAAATTTGTATTATTATTCATTCTGATTTTATTCAGGAGATTGACAGTATTGTTCAGAACAATCAATTTAAAAAAGTGATGCACATTTTACCGGGTGGTAAAGAAAGAAGTGATTCAAGTCTTGCGGCTATTAATGCATATCAAGAAAATCGAGATATCAACTTAATCTTTCACGATGCCGTTCGTCCATTCGTAACCGACAAGATCATTACTAATGTAATTTCTCAGCTTAAAAAAGGAAAATCGGTTGCCGTTGCTATAACAACAGTCGATACGATTTTTCAGGTCGACGAAAATGATCGAATTGTTTCTGTTCCGCAAAGAAGCTTTTTAAGAAGAGCTCAAACCCCGCAAGCATTTTCATACAAGGTGATTAAAAAAGCCTACGACATTGCCATGCAAGATGCTAATTTTGTTGCTACCGATGATTGTGGAGTGGTATTGAAATACCTGCCAAATGAAGCCATCTATATTGTTGAAGGCGATGAATCAAATATCAAAATTACTTTTGAAGGAGATTTGGTATTTGGGGAGCAGATTTTAATAAATACGAAGTTAAAATTTCCTAAGTAAAATTATATATTTGCACAAACTGATAGAACAACTAAATCACATAGCAACAAATAAAACAAATGGAAAATAATATATCAACCTCACTTCTTATAACTACATATAATAGTCCTAAGTTTCTAGATTTAGTTTTTAGAAGTATAATGAAACAAACTGTTATGCCTGACGAAGTTGTTATAGGCGATGACGGCTCAAAAAAAGAGACAAAAGATATTATTGATTCTTACCGTGATAAATTACCATGTAAAATCAAACATGTATGGCAAGAAGACAATGGATTTCAGAGATGTAGAATATTAAACAAAGCCATAGCTCAGGTCACCTCTGACTATATTTTGCAAGTAGATGGCGATATCATAATGCATCCAAAATTTGTAGAGGATCATATTTCCGCAGCAAAACCAAGACAATTTGTTTGCGGTAACAGAAGTTTCGTTCGTAAAAATAAAACTAGTCGCTTAATTGATAAGCCTGATAAACTATCATTTAATATTCTGGACATAAAAAAACGCAAAAGATTTTTCAGAATCCCATGCTTATCTCCCTTTTACAGAAACAAACGAAGTAATACCTCAAGAAAGGGAAATGTGGGATGTAATATGGCCTACTGGAAAGAAGATATTGTGAAAATTAATGGTTATAACGAAGGTTTTGTTGGTTGGGGATACGAAGATATTGAAATGGTCGAGCGCCTAATGAACTCAGGAGTAAGAAAAACAACTTTATTGTTTATGGCTGTAGAATATCATTTGTATCATCCTAAAAGTTCAAGAGCTAGCTCTATAAAGAATAAGAAAATGTATTACGATTGTAAAAATCTAAGCTTGTCCTTCTGTGAAAATGGAATTAATAAATATATTGACACGATCCAGTAAAATGTATAAATAATATAGGGTTAGACTTTAACGAAGTCTAACCTTTTTTTTTAATATGACAAACTGATTATACTGTTCACCTTTCCTGATTGAACTTCACCAATTTACAATTGATTGTTTGGTGGATAGATATATGAATATTCTTATAGTATCATATACAAAAAAAGAATGATTATTTATTTTAAGAATTAAACCGCAAGCAGAGCACTTAATTATCAACCCTTAATGCACTCACAATAAATCTCATAAGTATTCTTCCCCATTACTTCATCAGTAAACCGATCATTCAGTAACTTTTCAGCATTAACCATTATATCATATCTTAATTGGCCGTCAACCCTTAACCTTAAAGTATTCTCCGATAACGACTTTCCCAAGTCTCCGATAAAAGCCCAGACGACTCATGTTTTATAGCTTCTGGGATAGCTCCAGCCATTGTTGCAATCACTGGTACTTTATTTGCTAAAGCTCATAAATTGTAAGCGCACATTAGTGTGAATTGGACATAAAAACCTGCGATTGCCAAGAACAACAATAGGTTCGTTTTTCACTTTTACACCTTACAGTATAGCTCTACAAGATCCTAATATTATTTAGACAGATCATTATCGTGTTGTTATAAAATGCCTCCCTAACGAATAGATCCTTCTTGTTGAAGGAAACGAATCGAATATAAAACTACCTTTGAGCAGAATTTAGTGCAGGAAGAGTAAATATTAAAAAGCAGAAATTAATTCGATTAATATCATATCAATTTTTTCTGCCTAACAAATAAGCAATCTTGTTATTACCTGTCATTTTCTTATTAATCATGATTAAAGAAATATTCCATAAAAAAAAACTATTTTTAGAGCAAACAATAACACAAATCAAGCCCCACAATTCTATTTAATTGGCTTGATTACTTAAACTAAATCACATGAGTAAAGAAAGAATTATAGTATATACCTCGGGGACATTTGACATGTTTCACAGCAATCATCTAAAGATGGTTAACTACGCCAAAGCCTTAGGTGATCTTCTTATTGTTGGTGTTAGTACTGACGAGCTAGTTAGTTCCTACAAAGCACCTCCAATTGTCCCCTTTGAAGAAAGATTAGCTATTATTGAAGGAATGAAAGCTCCTGATATGGTTATTCCACAAAGATCACTTGACCATACTGAAATAGTAAAGAAACTTCATATTGACATTTTTGTGGTTGGTGACGATTGGACAGGCAAGTACGATTATCTTGAAGACCAAGGAGTAAAAGTTTTTTATTTCCCATATGGTGCAGGAACAAGCAGTACTGTTCTGAAGGAAAAAATCTATGAAAGCTATTCTGAGATTAAAAAGAGAATAGATAATCATGAGAATCCTGACATTATCAAAATCCCAAATAAAAAGTAAATGAAATATGCATTCGTAACCGGATCTACCAAAGGAATTGGAAAAGCTATTGGACTTAAATTACTACAAGAAGGGTATTTTGTAGTTTTTAATTACAGTAATTCTGAAGAATCAGCAGAGCATTTAAAAGCAGAAATCAGTGTTTTATATTCTGATCATTTTTCAATTTTAAAAGCAGATTTATCAGATTTAAATCAGGTAGAAATAGTTGCGACTCAATTGAGGCAACTTCTCCCCAAAATTGATTTGCTGGTTTTTAATGCTGGTTTAACTGATCGAAGTCCTTTGGGTGAGGTAAAACAAAAAGATTGGCTTAGCGTTTTTAATGCCAATGTAAATGTTCCCTTTTTCTTACTACAAGAATTAGTACCAAACATTACCAAAGGAGGAAATATTATTTTTATTGGTTCGATGCTAGGCAATATTCCTCATTCTGCTTCTATATCTTATGGAGTTACTAAAAGTGCAATTCATTCATTGGTCAAAAATATGGTGAAATTCCTTTCACAGGATAAAATTAGGATAAATGCAATTGCTCCAGGCTTTGTAGATACTGATTGGCAAAAGGATAAACCAGAATGGCTTCGTGAAAAGATCAAATCAAAAATTGCACTTAAGAGGTTTGCCAAAGAGGAAGAAGTAGCAAATATTTGTCATCAAATAACACAAAACGAATACCTTACAGGCCAAGTCATTCAGCTCGACGGAGGCTATAATTACGAATAAGAAAGAGGGCAATGCCCTCTTTCTTATTCGTAATTATTTCGTTTTATCAGAATGGTTTTTTTCTAAAACATCAACCATTCGAACCGAAACTTTTCCATCAACAAGTCCAATAATTTCATGTGTACATTCAGCTCTTCGTTGTTTGAAATTCTCTGGGCTTGCCAGCTCTTTTTCTACGCCCTTCTTTAGGTCTTTGTAATGCCATATATTCTCACCCAAATCACGGAATTGATCCATTGCAGGCTCCATTCTCTTCCTCAATTTTCGTTGACCAAATAACCTGTAAGTCAGCCTCAATTTTAAGAATCGATTTAGAATAACGGGCTTATCAAGTGCTGCAAATTCAAATACTACTGATGATTCATCGGATATTAATAAATCAGCCAAAGCATAGAAAGGAACAATATTAAAATCGTCGAAACCTGCAACATATACATTTTTATACTTTGCCCAAATATCAAGTTTTCTTCTCTGACGTTTATATTTTTTTCGAATATAAGAAAAGAAATGTGGTTTAATAATTAAGTTGTAGTCTTTGAATTGTTCAGGGAAATTATTTGGCATTCTTTCCAATGAACTTGGATAAAAAGTAGGAGCATATAGCAATGTCTTTTTACATCGATCAAATCCGTACGTTTCGTACATTTTGTCGACCTCTTCATTACTCATGGCCAATACATCATCCAACTTCGAGAAACCAACATTTTCCAAAATTGTTTTCGCATCTGGATATAACTCTTTTAACTTTCGTAACCTGAAATCGCCTTCAATAAAACGGATATCAAATTTATTCTTTTCCTCGGCAAAAGCACTTCGTTTAGTTCCAATACCATGTACGATTAATACCGATTTCTTATAAGGTATATTTACATCTGGATGTTCGTCTCCTCCACAAATTAAATACTCAATGCTAGCATTATCAAGCCCATTAATTCCAAGTTGGAATGAAAGATTTTTATCTTCGCATATCTTGATAATTCTTTCATTTTGGTCAAACATATCCCTACTCGTAGTTCCCTTCAAAACAATCAGATATGGCAACCCTCTCCTTTTCATTTCCTTCGCCACGGGTAAGAATTGTGGCAAAAAATAAATTTGCTCAGTATAAAAAACTGCAAAATACTTCGTCACATTCATAAATATCTATTTAACTATTAGTAAACGACCTCTTAAAGCCACCCAACCAATCATTAACAAAAAACTACACACTTGTCAAAACGTTAGTTATACAATTGGATTTATTACAAAAAAAAGCTTCAATCTGCTCAATAATTTCAAGTGGTGTTATCTGAGAAATAAATAAGCTTTCATCAAGCAAACTATTTTCATTTTTCAAATAAACTCCGAAATCAACTTTAGGCTTCACGGTACAAAAAGGACTTGTAGATTTACCAAGAAGAACAATAAAAGGGGTTTCTGCCGATGCTGCTATATGCATTGGACTAGAGTCAATGGTAACCAGTAAATCCAAATTAGAGATAACATTTACAAACTGTGGAACAGTTAATTTACCCGTCAGATTTCTCACAAAATTGTGATCTGAAGCAGAAATTTGATTGATATATTCTGATCCGCGACTGACCTCCGACTTTCCACCTAATATTACCAAATTATATTTGTTCAATTTTAGTAACTCGTGAATTAATGAAATGCTATTTGATTTCGGATATGATCTACCTTTCTGCTCATCAAACCCTAAGCTTAATCCAACTATAGGACGTTTCTCATCGAAATCACCAATAAAATTACCTTCCGGAATAGAAATGTTTAATTCAGGTAAGATTTTATATTTATCATTCAAATACGAATTTACGAGTTCAGCATAATGATTGACATAATGTCTTCTCCTTTCCATCTTCAGCCCATAAGTAAGTAAAACACCTCTTGATTCATTCTTATAACCGATCACATGACTAATCCTGGCCAATCTAAAAATCAGGGCATTTAAAAAACTATTATGAAACAATACCCCTAAATCATATTTTTCAGATCTTATTTTTCCAATCAATTTTATAACATTAAGAATTCGATTCCCTTTCTTTTTCGTATCATCAATAATAATTTCTTCAACTCTAGTAAAATCTTGAAATAATTCTGAGATTGGCTCCTTACAGACTATGGTAAGCATAGCAGTTGGGTATTCTGTAAGCAAAAGTTGTAAAGTAGGAGTGCTCATTATCGAATCTCCCAAAAAATTGGGTAGTCGCACAATGATCTTCTTTGCATTTTTTATAGGGACAATACTATTTTTCATGATTGCTCTATTTTCTTAATTTGGATTTCAAAGCCTTTTTCCGATTGATTTTTGCCTTGTGCTCTTTATCAAATTGAATCAGTAACTTTACTGCTTCGTTCTCATCCTTGCCATTTATTCTTGCATATTCCCGAGCAACAACTTCCAATTCCTCTTCGTTTGCCCAAATCTGAGAAAAGTTTTGAAGTCCTTTTTGGTAGTCTATTTCTTCAAACCTCATTCTGTTAATATCCACAACACTAAACTCATATTTACAATCATCAAGTTTCTTAATAAGTATATTCCCTCTAGAATAATCAAGATGATGTATCCCATTTTTATGAAGCTTATTGTAGGTAAATACGGCAAATTGTTTTAAAATATTATTCTTGTCAGGATAATCAAATCCGATTAAATCTCTTATCGTTAAATCATATTCATAATGACATGATACATAAAAGCTCCGGTTGAATAATCCCCCCTTCAATAGCTCAACACAAGCAACAGGTTCTGGTGTATTTGCTCCACAATCAATCATTTTCATTGCATACTCATAAGAGTGCTTAGATTTAGACCCTCGTAACCAGGCATATGCAATTTTATTAATTAGATGTGGAATTTTAAAAGACTTAACATTTATTTTAATTCCTTCAACTTCGATTACTTTTATTTCGTTGCGTCCTTTGTATATGGATGTACCAATTTCTTCAAATTTATCGGGTAATTCGATTAAAAAGCTTTTTAGCTTATTGTATTTAGGATTAACATGTACTCTCATTCAATTATTTATTTACAAATACCTTAATAATTTCCTTCATCGAAACCGATCCTATTTCAGGGAAAGGAATATTATCAAGAGGATAAAATTCAAATCCTGAGATATCATCTTTTGCGTTTAAATTAGAAAAAGACTCAATTTTGCAAATATAGGCTAAATCCAAGGTGAATACGCTTAATCCTCCGTAAACATATTCATTTGGACAAGACATGAAGTAGGATAATTCGGTAATTTCCACACCCAATTCTTCCATAATTTCCCGACAAAGAGCTTGTTCTGCTGTTTCCATTACATCCACAAATCCTCCGGGTAAATCGAGCATTCCTTTTTGGGGTTCAACAGCTCTTCGGGCAAGCATCAACTCCCCTTTATCGTTAACGATTAAAGCGGCGACTGCTGCAGAGGCATTTACATACAAATGAAAATTACAGTTCTCACACAAAAATGAATTGTCACTTTTATAGAGAAACTTAGCTCCTCCGCATTTGGGACAATATTTTATTACCTTTTGAGGAAACGTAGGACTCATCTTCCATTTTTTTAATGAACCGCAAATCTACTTGAATGAAATTAGTTTCACAAAAATCAAAGCTTATTTTTAAATGAATATTGACATTATATTTATTTGGATTGACAAAAAATAAGCCTGTAAATCCTATTTAGCTGTTTGATCTTTTGAAAAAGTTATTACTTTTAAAACGAAGTAAATAACTAATGGGACGAGCCAACCTCGTTTCTATCCTAACCCTTTTATTGAGGTTTATCTTTTTCATGTTTCAATAAGTCGCTATTACTGATTAAGAAAAGATATTCTGGCCGCCCATTATTTTTATTTGCTAAATTGAAAACAAGAATAAAAATCTAACCCAACTACCATAAGACCAAAAAAGGCAAATTCCGTATGGAATTTGTCTTTTTTATTTATTACCTCCCAGTAAAGTTATTACTTCCTTTAAGATCTCATTCTCTTTTCTCTGATCTCTTACTTGTTCTTCCAATGATTCAATTTTCTCATTAGCAGGTTCGTGAATATTGATCTGCTCAGCCACAATTCGAAAAAAATTGATCTTTAGGGCTTTGCTAATGGTTTCAAGTCGGGCAACTTGAATACTATCGCTTTCTAAAATATTGTATACCGATGAAGGTGCGATGTGTAATCGTTCAGCAAGTTCGACTGACGAAACTGCTTGTTTTTTCATTTCCTCCTTAATTAATTCATTCACCTTAAGATCGGATTGTATTTGCATCAATTTCTTCATAATGAAATGTTTTTTTTACGATTAACAGGATCTAATTTATTCAAATCTATCTAAATATCAAACAAATAAGCGATAACTATTCATATTTACTCTATTTTTTACCCTATCTTATCTACTATTCCAAACATCATTTCTACTATCCAATGGTACATTTATATTATTCCATAGTACATTCCTATTTTTCCAAATAGCATCTCTTTTGCTTCTCAGTACATTTCTATTTTTACACATCACATTTCTATTGCTTCATGTAGCTTATCTATTTTCTTGTATGCTTTCTCTATTATAGAATAGAGACATCCTGTGTTTATTGAATAAAATCAAATAATTAGATTGGTGTAAAATCTGAATTTTAGAATCACTTTTCAATATCCGGTGGCCTTACTATCGGCATGTCTTTTAGTATCAGCCACACCAATGTATTCCTCCGAATCTGAAACAAAAATATTGGACATCACGCCTATTTTTGCTTGAGACTTTATTACATGTCCTGCTGCTTTGAGTTTATCTAAAACATTTTTCGATGGAAAATCTGTCTCAACATATACCTCATCGGGTAACCATTGCGAATGGATTCTTGGAGCATTTACAACTTGTTGAGGTGCCATTTCAAAATCAATGCGATTAATAATGTTTTGAAATACTGATGTGATTATTGTCGATCCTCCCGGGGAGCCCAATACCATGAACAACTTCCCATTTTTCTCCACAATTGTAGGCGTCATACTACTTAGCATCCGTTTTCCGCCTTTTATAGCATTCGCTTCACCGCCAACCAATCCGAACTGATTTGGGAAGCCAGGTTTGCTGCTAAAATCATCCATTTCATTATTTAGGAAAAAGCCACCGCCATCAACGACCACTTTGCTTCCGTAATTGCCATTTAATGTTGTGGTAACAGCAATTGCATTCCCTTTTGAATCAGCAATAGAAAAATGAGTTGTTTCGAAACTTTCTATTAGTTCAACAGTTCCCGCTTTAATATCCTGAGAGTTTGTTTTCTTATCCATCTCAATGTCAGAAAAACGATTCTCTAAATACGCCTCATCGATTAATCGATCAACAGGAACCTCGTAATAATCCGGATCACCAAGCCAGGTAGCCCGATCGGCATACACTCTTCTCTCCAGCTCGACCATTAAATGGATGTGCTCAAAAGATCCAAAATCAAATTCATTCATTTTGTACTGCTCTGCACCATATAACAATTCCAGTAATGCAATTCCTCCACTTGATGGCGGAGGCATTGAAATGATTTTGTGTGCACGGTACTCACCCATTACAGGTGTTCTCCATACCGATTGATATCCCTGAAGATCTTCTGCCGTAATCATACCGCCATTCTTTTGCATTTCGGAAACAATTAAATCAGCAGTTTCACCTTCATAAAAACCATTTCGTCCATTTTCTTTTATCCGTAATAACGCTCTTCCCAAAGCTATATTAATCAATGTATCTCCTTCTTCAAAAAGATTCTCTCTCACATAAGGATTTGTCTCTTTCCCTTTATTCTGATTTCTGATTTGATCTCGATAATCATTTAATTTATTCGCTTCCGACAAACTTAAAGCAACACCATTCATGGCCAATTTAATTGCTGGGGCAACTAATGCCTTCCATTCCATTTTTCCATATTTCTGATGTAGTTTTACCATTCCATCAACCGTACCGGGAACTCCAACTGCCAAATGCCCTTTCTGACTCAAATCAGAATTTACATTCCCCTTCTTATCGCAATACATCTGCTCATAGGCTGCTCTTGGAGCTGTTTCTCTAAAATCGAGAGAATTGTATTCTCCCTTAGAAGTACGGATTACTGCAAAACCTCCTCCGGCAATATTTCCAGCTCTTGGATAGGCCACTGCCAATGCAAATTGAACTGCAATAGCTGCATCGAAGGCATTCCCCCCTTTTTGCAGTATTTCATTTCCAACTTCGGAAGCCAAATAATGAGCGGTTACCACAATCCCATTTTTATAGGATTTGGGCTTTTGAGGACTACTGCATGAAAAGACAAACAGAGAAATAAATAAAAGAATTGATAGACATTTAGTAGTGCGCATGGTCAGTAGATTAGTAAAATCTCCTAAAGATAAATAGGATTTGTTCATTACAACAATAGATTGTTAGATATCAGACATGAGATATTCGATTGGTTTACAGAATGCTTGTTTTCTGATCTTCACATTGAGATATCCATTCAGTAAATCACAATAGAAATCAAGGATTTACAAAATTTCAAGAAACTATTGATACAATACATTTCAAGAAAAAGAGCTGTTGCATTGCAACAGCTCTTTGACTTATGTCAGCTTCATTTTTTTAAAGCCAAATTCTTTTTAGTTGAAAATGTATCGTACTCCAATTTGTAACTGCCATTTTGAGTTAACAGATATATCATCAATGTACGAATCCTTTAAATCGGGATCGAACTGCAACCATGGAGTCCCATTATTATCAACTCCATTTACAGTAATTGGATTGGTTGTGTTTGCATATTGACGAACTCCCCAGTTAGAACTGATCATGTTTCCAAGATTTAATACATCGATAGAAAATTGAAGTGTATTTTTATTATTTCCCACCATAAAGTTATAATCCTGCATGAATCGGAAATCCATTTGACCAAACCAAGGCGTCATAGTTCCATTGCGCTCAGCATACTCACCACGTCTGTCTTTTAGGTAATCATCCTGACTAATAAATTTATCCAAAGCAATCCACTGCTGCGAAGCATTTGCTGCAACAACACCAACCCCGCTGCCATCAACAGTACCAAAATTAATATCATTTGAATTTCTTGGAACATAGATTAAGTCATTGTTTGCAATGGCATCGCCATTAATATCACCAGTATAGGTATAAGAGTAACGATTTCCTTTACCAGCTTCGTAAAACATAGCAAATGAAGAAGCAAATTTACCGTAGCTTACTTTATACATAGCCGAAGCAATAATTCTGTGCTGCAAACCATATCTTGACCATGAGTAAGCAGGATCGTTAGGATTACCCACCACAGGGTTTCTTTGGAATGCATCTGCTGCAATCTCAGCAGGAATAGAAGTTAAATCTTTTGCACTTAAATAAGTATAGGCAACATCTGCAGATAAACCAGAATCCCATCTTTTGGATAATTTAGCCGTTGTTGTAAACTGATAGCCTTTCCTGGTATTATCCAGAACAATCGCACCCGCTTCCAAAAACGATTCTGATCCTGCGGAAGCAGAATAAATATTCACCTCATTAAAACCTGCAAACTGAGCACGGGTATCTCCTGTTCCTGATAAATTTCCTGATGGAGGCAGCATGTTGTAATTATGGTGAACAACCGCATTAACATCTTTCGAGTAGATTCCTTCAACAGTTGCTAACCAGCCATCTCCAAATTTCACATCCATTGCCAGGTTGTTTTTCCATACCTGCGGATATTTAAAATCATCGGCAGTTGAATTCAATTGAAATTCATAACCCGCATCAATTCGAGCATTGGTAGATTGGTTTCCTAACCATACAAAAGGAATACGACCGGTAAAAATTCCTGATCCACCTCGCAATTGCATGGTATTATCCCCTTTTACATCGTAATTAAATCCAAATCGTGGAGACCACATAATATTGGAATTTGGCCATGTAGCTGGATCCAATCGTACAGAATTTCCTTTTTCAGTAACCCAACCCTCGAAATTCTTAGCCCGATCAGTAGCCTCATCTTGTGGTATATCATTGTAATACTTTGGAAGATCGACACGCAATCCTAAAGTCAATTTCAAATCATCATTCACTTGAAATTCATCCTGAGCATAAAATGCAATTTGAGCAACATCAACATCCGACCATGCAAAAGCATTTTTATTGGCATCTGTCACATCCTGATTCAAATCATTTGTTGGATTACCAACAAAATAAGCAAAATCATCATTTAAGAAGTTTTGAGTACTGAATGCAGTAACCCAAGGATAATAGAATAGATTGAATGAATTCTCAAATTTAA contains:
- a CDS encoding glycosyltransferase family 2 protein, with protein sequence MENNISTSLLITTYNSPKFLDLVFRSIMKQTVMPDEVVIGDDGSKKETKDIIDSYRDKLPCKIKHVWQEDNGFQRCRILNKAIAQVTSDYILQVDGDIIMHPKFVEDHISAAKPRQFVCGNRSFVRKNKTSRLIDKPDKLSFNILDIKKRKRFFRIPCLSPFYRNKRSNTSRKGNVGCNMAYWKEDIVKINGYNEGFVGWGYEDIEMVERLMNSGVRKTTLLFMAVEYHLYHPKSSRASSIKNKKMYYDCKNLSLSFCENGINKYIDTIQ
- a CDS encoding SDR family NAD(P)-dependent oxidoreductase — translated: MKYAFVTGSTKGIGKAIGLKLLQEGYFVVFNYSNSEESAEHLKAEISVLYSDHFSILKADLSDLNQVEIVATQLRQLLPKIDLLVFNAGLTDRSPLGEVKQKDWLSVFNANVNVPFFLLQELVPNITKGGNIIFIGSMLGNIPHSASISYGVTKSAIHSLVKNMVKFLSQDKIRINAIAPGFVDTDWQKDKPEWLREKIKSKIALKRFAKEEEVANICHQITQNEYLTGQVIQLDGGYNYE
- a CDS encoding helix-turn-helix domain-containing protein, with product MKKLMQIQSDLKVNELIKEEMKKQAVSSVELAERLHIAPSSVYNILESDSIQVARLETISKALKINFFRIVAEQINIHEPANEKIESLEEQVRDQRKENEILKEVITLLGGNK
- a CDS encoding adenylyltransferase/cytidyltransferase family protein, with product MSKERIIVYTSGTFDMFHSNHLKMVNYAKALGDLLIVGVSTDELVSSYKAPPIVPFEERLAIIEGMKAPDMVIPQRSLDHTEIVKKLHIDIFVVGDDWTGKYDYLEDQGVKVFYFPYGAGTSSTVLKEKIYESYSEIKKRIDNHENPDIIKIPNKK
- a CDS encoding CDP-glycerol glycerophosphotransferase family protein, encoding MNVTKYFAVFYTEQIYFLPQFLPVAKEMKRRGLPYLIVLKGTTSRDMFDQNERIIKICEDKNLSFQLGINGLDNASIEYLICGGDEHPDVNIPYKKSVLIVHGIGTKRSAFAEEKNKFDIRFIEGDFRLRKLKELYPDAKTILENVGFSKLDDVLAMSNEEVDKMYETYGFDRCKKTLLYAPTFYPSSLERMPNNFPEQFKDYNLIIKPHFFSYIRKKYKRQRRKLDIWAKYKNVYVAGFDDFNIVPFYALADLLISDESSVVFEFAALDKPVILNRFLKLRLTYRLFGQRKLRKRMEPAMDQFRDLGENIWHYKDLKKGVEKELASPENFKQRRAECTHEIIGLVDGKVSVRMVDVLEKNHSDKTK
- a CDS encoding NUDIX hydrolase, which produces MSPTFPQKVIKYCPKCGGAKFLYKSDNSFLCENCNFHLYVNASAAVAALIVNDKGELMLARRAVEPQKGMLDLPGGFVDVMETAEQALCREIMEELGVEITELSYFMSCPNEYVYGGLSVFTLDLAYICKIESFSNLNAKDDISGFEFYPLDNIPFPEIGSVSMKEIIKVFVNK
- the ispD gene encoding 2-C-methyl-D-erythritol 4-phosphate cytidylyltransferase, translating into MKNIAVILAGGSGKRMGGSIPKQFLLLGGKPIIQHSIETFEKHSLIDEICIIIHSDFIQEIDSIVQNNQFKKVMHILPGGKERSDSSLAAINAYQENRDINLIFHDAVRPFVTDKIITNVISQLKKGKSVAVAITTVDTIFQVDENDRIVSVPQRSFLRRAQTPQAFSYKVIKKAYDIAMQDANFVATDDCGVVLKYLPNEAIYIVEGDESNIKITFEGDLVFGEQILINTKLKFPK
- the map gene encoding type I methionyl aminopeptidase, translated to MSEIIIKTPEQIEGIRKSSQLAGNTLKYISDFVKEGVSTEYLDQLIEEYIRNNNAIPAPLNYHGFPKSCCISLNNVICHGIPDEKTILKNGDILNIDVTTILDGYFGDTSTMFTIGEVSKEAANLVEDTEHAMYLGIDQVKPGNYFGNIGFMIGRFAKGKKYSVVYEFCGHGVGIEFHEAPQVEHIAPKNSGPKMKAGMVFTIEPMINLGKPRAIVDEKDGWTARTIDKKLSAQFEHTILVTEDGFEILSDVGDYDIFK
- a CDS encoding glycosyltransferase family 9 protein; this translates as MKNSIVPIKNAKKIIVRLPNFLGDSIMSTPTLQLLLTEYPTAMLTIVCKEPISELFQDFTRVEEIIIDDTKKKGNRILNVIKLIGKIRSEKYDLGVLFHNSFLNALIFRLARISHVIGYKNESRGVLLTYGLKMERRRHYVNHYAELVNSYLNDKYKILPELNISIPEGNFIGDFDEKRPIVGLSLGFDEQKGRSYPKSNSISLIHELLKLNKYNLVILGGKSEVSRGSEYINQISASDHNFVRNLTGKLTVPQFVNVISNLDLLVTIDSSPMHIAASAETPFIVLLGKSTSPFCTVKPKVDFGVYLKNENSLLDESLFISQITPLEIIEQIEAFFCNKSNCITNVLTSV